In Bacteroidales bacterium, the following proteins share a genomic window:
- the atpE gene encoding ATP synthase F0 subunit C — translation MTLTVILQALANVALAKMGAGIGAGIAVIGAGLGIGNIGGNAMQAISRQPEVAGDIRSNMIVAAALIEGVAFFAIVVCLLILFI, via the coding sequence ATTACATTAACTGTTATTTTACAAGCATTAGCAAACGTAGCTTTAGCAAAAATGGGAGCCGGTATCGGTGCTGGCATTGCTGTTATCGGTGCAGGTTTAGGAATTGGCAACATTGGCGGTAATGCAATGCAAGCCATATCACGTCAACCCGAAGTAGCTGGCGACATTCGTTCGAATATGATTGTAGCTGCTGCTCTTATCGAAGGAGTTGCATTTTTTGCTATTGTTGTTTGTCTATTAATTCTTTTTATTTAA
- the atpB gene encoding F0F1 ATP synthase subunit A encodes MWNKRLILVISFIFSMFLSLNCVFANEEKIDSTTHETSNFKPGEFIIDHILDDHEWHIATLGETHISIPLPIIVYSYKQQKWHFFLSSSFHHGHEPHNGLMLCKEGNFKGKIVEVDENNEIDGNAKLPLDLSITKNVVELIIIALLLLLVFISTANYYKKNPNKAPKKIASWVEPLILFVRDDIAKPSLGHKYTKFMPYLLTVFFFIFFSNLMGLIPIFPGGVNLTGNIAVTMVLALFTFFITTFSANKYYWLHIFNAPGVPWWLKIPLPLMPIIELIGVFTKPFVLMVRLFANITAGHIIALGFFSLIFIFGSMNVGLGYGISVLSVTFAVFMSLLELLVAFIQAYVFTLLSAIFFGMAVEEHHNHAETH; translated from the coding sequence ATGTGGAATAAACGCTTGATTTTAGTTATATCGTTCATCTTTTCAATGTTTCTATCCTTAAATTGTGTATTTGCAAACGAAGAAAAAATAGATTCTACAACTCATGAAACAAGCAATTTTAAACCAGGCGAATTCATCATTGACCACATATTAGACGATCACGAATGGCATATTGCCACACTCGGAGAAACCCATATTAGTATACCGCTTCCCATTATTGTTTATAGCTATAAACAACAAAAATGGCATTTCTTTTTATCTTCATCGTTTCATCATGGTCATGAACCCCATAATGGCTTAATGCTTTGCAAAGAAGGTAATTTTAAAGGAAAAATTGTTGAAGTCGATGAAAATAATGAAATAGATGGCAATGCAAAACTTCCACTCGATTTATCTATTACTAAAAACGTGGTTGAATTAATTATAATTGCTTTGTTGCTTCTACTCGTATTTATCTCAACGGCTAATTATTACAAGAAAAATCCAAATAAAGCACCTAAAAAAATAGCCTCCTGGGTTGAACCCCTTATCTTGTTTGTGCGCGATGACATTGCCAAGCCATCACTAGGACATAAATACACTAAATTTATGCCCTACCTTTTAACTGTTTTCTTTTTTATTTTCTTTTCTAACCTCATGGGTTTAATACCTATTTTCCCAGGCGGAGTTAATTTAACTGGCAACATAGCAGTTACCATGGTATTAGCATTATTTACATTTTTTATCACAACCTTTAGCGCAAATAAATATTATTGGTTACATATTTTCAATGCTCCTGGTGTTCCTTGGTGGTTAAAAATTCCGCTTCCTTTAATGCCTATTATCGAACTTATCGGAGTCTTTACCAAACCTTTTGTATTGATGGTCCGTTTATTTGCAAACATCACTGCAGGACATATCATTGCACTTGGTTTCTTCAGCTTAATATTTATTTTTGGTTCTATGAATGTAGGCTTAGGATACGGCATTTCAGTTCTTTCTGTAACTTTCGCTGTTTTTATGTCTTTATTAGAATTATTGGTAGCTTTTATTCAAGCCTATGTTTTCACTCTTCTGTCGGCAATATTCTTTGGAATGGCCGTTGAAGAACATCATAATCATGCTGAAACCCACTAA